Part of the Arthrobacter sp. MMS18-M83 genome is shown below.
GGCAAAGGCGCTGCTCAGGGTGCCCGTGACCAGACCGAACACCGTGCCCAGAATCAACAGGTTCACCCCCCACGTCCACAGCGGCAGGCGGTTCAGCCGCGAGGTCAAGCCCCAGATGCCTGAGCGTCCCCGAGCCGGACCGGGCCTGGTGGGGATCAGTCCGAGACCAAAATCCCGCCGCGAAGACAACCACGCGGCGAGGATCACCAGTATTCCGCCGGCCCCCACCAGGAGCAGCAGCGGCCCGGCATTGTTTTCCGATGCCGGACGGATGTGCTCCGCCCAGCCCAGCGGACTGGCCCAGAGCAGCCAATCGGAGTCTTGGAGGGTGTCACCTAGTCCCCGCACGAGGTAGCTGATGCCGAGCACCGTACCTGCAAGGGTGTTGGCTGTGCGCGCCACGGAGCCCAGTTGCGCGGTCGCGGCTCCTACGCCTGCGAAGGCCACCCCAGTGCCTCCCATAGCGCCCCCCAGCGCATAGGCCGACGCGGTCGGCGCTCCAGCCAGCGTCAACGCCGTCCCCACCAACAAGGCCAGTCCGGCGGAGGCCAGCCAGGCGAACAGGACGGCGGACGTCAGCCTCGCGAGCCTGCCCACGACTCCCGAGTCCAAAAGCTCGGCTTGTCCTGAGTCTTCGGTTGCCCGGGTATGCCGGGTTACTGCGAGAATCGCCATGAGCGCGGCGAAGAACATGCCGAACATCTGGATCCGCCACGTGGTGAAGCCGATCGCGTTGCTGAGATCCGTTGCGGGGCCTAGGAGCAAAGAGAAGGCCGGGTTGGTGGAAAGGCTCGATTGGAGAGCCAAGGCGTCCAACGGCGTGGGGAAGAGGGATCCGTAAACCGCGTAGACAACTACCGGAATGACCCCGAAGGCCAGAAACCAAGGCAGCAACTTCCAACGGTCCAAGCGGACCGCGTGGCGCAGCAGGGGCAGGGTCCCCGTGAACGCGCGGTTCATGGTGCGCGCCTACGGCCTCGCCCGGCGAAGAACGAGGTGTTCAGTTGTTGGTCGTCCTCGTTCCCGGAAGGATCATGTTGCTCGCCGTAGTGCTGGAGGAACAGGTCTTCAAGGCTCGGCGGTGTCACCGTCAGCGCGGACATCCCGTGGCGGGCAAGCACGCTCATTGCGTCCCCAAGGGTCTCTGCGTCCACGCTGAAATGCACGCGGTTCCCCTCGATCCTCAGATCCGCGATTCCAGGCAACGCGGCCAACGCCCCGGGGTCATCATCGAGCGTCGCCGAGACGTTGGTGCGGGTCCGGCTGCGCATCTCTTCAAGGCTGTTCGTCTCCACGACCTTCCCTTTGCGGATGATGCTGATGCGGTCGGCCAGGGCTTCCACCTCGGCGAGGATGTGGCTGGAGAGCAGCACGGTACGCCCCAAGGTCCGTTCCCGGAGGATTTCCTCCCGGAAGGTCGCTTCCATCAGTGGATCCAAGCCGGCAGTCGGCTCGTCCAGGATCAACAGCTCGGCGTTGGAGGACAAGGCAGCCACGATGGCCACTTTTTGCCGGTTGCCCTTCGAGTAGGTGTGCCCCCGCTTGGAAGGATCCAACTCAAGGGTTTCCAGGAGATCTTTGCGGCGCTTTTCGTCCAATCCACCCCGCAGTCTGCCGAGAAGATCGATGGCCTCGCCTCCGGTCAGGCTGGGCCAGATGCTGACATCCCCTGGGACATAGGCAATGCGCTTGTGCAGTGGGACCACGTCCCGCCACGGGTCACCGCCAAGAACCTTGACAGTGCCCGAGTCCGCTCTGAGGAGGCCAAGGAGAATACGGAGGGTTGTCGATTTGCCTGCGCCGTTCGGCCCCAGAAAGCCATGGACTTCGCCTTCGAGGACCTCGAGGTCCAATCCGTCCAGGGCCCTGAACCGCCCGAACGATTTCACCAGCCCCGAAATGCTGACCGCGGCAGTCATGGAGTGAGCATACTCCCGCGCCGAGAGCGCGGACAGTATTCCCTGCGGACGGCCCGCGGACGCCTCAACTTCCTACCGCTTTTGACCTACGTTGACGTCACCGATGGGGTTTTCCGGGGAAACGGAACCGGAAAACTGGTAGGAAGTTGAGGCGGGCTAAGTTAGGAAATTTGCAAGTGCCCCAGGACTTCCTCGGCCCCGGGGTAGGCGGCTTGGGTGCCTTTCTTGGTGGTGGCGAGCGCCGCGGCAACCGATGCGAACGCCGCGGCCTCCGCCAGGGTCTCACCTGCCGCGAGGCGCGCAGCCACTGCACCGGTGAAAGCGTCACCCGCGCCGGTCGTATCCACTGCATTGACCTTTGTAGGCGCGATCCGGGAGATCTGTTCCCCGGACGCGGCGAGTGAATCCAACACCACCGAGCCGTGGGAACCAAGGGTAACCAGCACACGCTGCAATCCCCGCTCGGCGAACTGGTTCCGGACCGGCTCCCAGGCGCTTGCGTGCGCGCCGGGGTGGGGCATCTCGGCGTCGCCCAGAAACATGGAGGCTTCATGGGCATTGACCAGCAGGACATCGCTCAAGTCGGCCAGGCTCTGCGGGATCTCGGCGTATGGCGAGAGGTTGAGCAGAACCGTTGCTCCGGCGTCGTGCGCTGTTTTGGCGGCGGCCTCAACAGTCTCAAGTCCGACCTCCAGGCAGAGGCAGAGCACCGCGGCGTCGTCGAAGGCGTCGGCCGACACATCCGCAGGGGCGAGCGTTCCGTTGGCGCCGGCCGAAATGATGATGTTGTTCTCCCCGTTCGCGTCCACCGCGATCACCGCGACGCCTGTGGCCACATCCGCGGAACGGCGGACGCGCGACACGTCCACGCCTGCGCCTTCCGTGGAGGCGAGGAGCATGGCGCCGTTGGAGTCATTGCCGACGGCGCCGATCAGGCTTACCGTGCCGCCCAGCTTGCTCGCCGCGACCGCCTGGTTGGCGCTCTTGCCGCCGGGATTGACCGCGAAACCGTTGCCATGGACGGTTTCGCCCGGGAGCGGGAGCCGCTCGCAATAGATCGTCAGATCAGCGTTCAAGGACCCGACGACGACGATCCTGCGGATCACTTTTCAACCTCGGCTTCGAGGGGCTTGGGAATGAGCAGCGATGCCGCGAAGGCGGCAACCGTGATGGCCAGGCCGACGACGACGACCGTCAGGTAGGAGGCCTTGGCGTCGCCGAGCGCCGAGGTCGCCACGAGGACCGCAGGCAACACCAGGAAGCTCAGGCCAGCGCCGAGGTTGAACGCGCCGGCGTTCATTCCGGGCAGGAAGCCGGGGTTACCAGCCGGGGAGAGGACAACTCCGAGTCCGTTGAGCATGATGTTGACCGTACCGGCGTACATGATGCCCAGCAAGGCCGTTCCCACGATCATGAGGGGCAGGCTGCCGAGGCCAAAGAACGCGATGATGGCCAGGGCAACGATGCTGCCAAGCATGCCGATGCGCAGGACTTTGGTGTAGCCGAGCACCGGGGCGAGTCGGCCACTGATGGGTCCGAATACCCAGCCGAGGAGGGCATACGGGGTGAGGATCATGAGCGACATCTCGGTGGGGCCGACGCCGAAGCCGGGTGCAGCTGCCTGGACGTAAGCGGGGACGATGCCGTTGATGACTGCGAAGATGCCGGTCATGGCGAGGGTGGTGGTGAGCAGTGGTGCCCAGGTGGAACGTTGGCGAAGGTGGACGGTTTCCACCATCGGCTCCTTGGAGCGCGTCTCAACCGTCCAGAATGCGGCGAATGCGGCAACAGCAACGGCGATCAGCCCGATGGCCAGCATCAGCGTGCCGGAGGAGAAGGCGCCCACTAGCTTGGAGCCCTCGTTGAGCGCCGTCAGGAGCGCGCCCACGGCGATCACGATGAAGAACACGCCCAGCCAGTCCATGGTGGTGCCGGCGGCTGGCTTGCTCTCACCGGCAAGGAAAGCGATCAGGGCTGTGGCCACGACTGCGAGGCCGACCATGAGCCAGAAGATGCTGCGGAAACCGAAGTGCTCGGCGAAGTAGCCGCCCACGAAGGAGTCGACGCCGGCCACGCCGCCGTTGACTGCCGTGATGAGGCCCATCAGGGCTCCGTACTTGCGCGGGTTGTTGACCGCGGAGCGGAGCATGATGAGGCACAGCGGCACGGTGGGGCCGCTGACTCCCTGGATGATGCGGCCCACGAATAGCCACGTGACATCCGGGGCCGTGGCTGCGACGACAGAGCCAACCGCCATCAGCAGCATCATGCCGAGGAGGATCTTCTTGCGTCCCACAATGTCGCTCAGGCGCGGCAGGAAGAGCGAGAACAGGGCTGCGGCGGTGAAGAACCAGGTCTGGGAGAGGCCGATGACTGCCTGGTCCGCGTGCAGTTCGTTGCCCATGGTGACCAGCGCGGGGCTGAGCATGGACGCGTTGAGCTGGAAGGCCACGCAGGCGGCCAGCAGGGCGACCATGAGGGCGGTGACGTTACCGCGGGTGGTCTTGGTTTCGGTGATCAGGGTGGTCATTTACTTGGCCTCTCCGCTTGCTGCAGCGGCTACTTCGACGGCGACGGCGGTGCTGGCGCCGCCGATGGTGGCGGGAGCGCCGGCGTCGGGCTCTCCGATGCTCGGCTCTCCGATGCGGACGATCGCATCGGTGACGAGGTTCCAGAACTTCTCGTGGTCGAGGTCGACGGCAACGGAGGTATTGCAATCAGCCGGTGCGGGGCTACGGAAATCGACCACGGTCATGCCAAGGGTGAGCTTGCCCTGCAGTTCGATGTCCACGGGGACCTTGCGGGTGGTCATCACGGTGGGATCGATGACGTAGGCCACGGCGCAGGGATCGTGGACCGGTGGATAGTCGAATCCTTGGGCGTCTTTGTAGGTCTTGGTGAAGAACTCCATCAGTTCCATGACGAACTTGGCCGGCCGGGTACCCACTGCGGCGATCTTCTCGACAACCTCCGGGGTGGCCAGGGCCTGGTGTGTGAGGTCCAGGCCGACCATGACCACGGGCCATTTTTCGTTGAACACGATGTGTGCGGCCTCGGGGTCGATGATGATGTTGAATTCTGCCACTGCGCTCCAGTTGCCCACGTGGTAGCCGCCGCCCATGAGGACAACTTCCTTGACGCGTTCTACGATGCGCGGCTCCTTGCGGGCGGCCATGGCGATGTTGGTGAGTCCCGCGGTGGGAACCAGGGTTACGGTGCCCGGCTCGTGCGCCATGATCGTTTCAATGATGAGGTCGACGGCGTGGCGGGAGTCCAGCTCGATGGTGGACTGGGGCTGCTCGGGGCCGTCCATGCCGGTTTCGCCGTGGATGTCCGGCGCGGTTTCGATGGAGCGAACCAGCGGGCGGTCACAGCCGGCGGCAAAGGGAACACCCGTGATGCCAGCGATGGTGCCTACCGAAAGGGCGTTGCGGGTGACCTTTTCGAGGGTCTGGTTGCCAACCACCGTGGTGACGGCGAGCAGTTCGATGTCCGGGTTGCCGTGGGCCAGCAGTAGGGCCACGGCGTCGTCATGCCCGGGGTCGCAGTCCAGGATGATTTTCTTGCGTTCACGGGTCATGGTGTTGGGGTCCATGTTCATCTCCACGTCATTGGGGCCTGCGTAAGGCAGGGCGCTAAAGCATTCAAGGGAATTCTGGCACCGGCTCGTGCGTCACGTCAAGCGCTTAACGCAAATCGCGTCAAGCGCTTGATGCCTTGCGGGCCGGGAACAGCTGGTTCCCGGCTACGATCGATGTATGGAATCGGCGGAACGAGTGCAGCAGGCCCTGGTCCGTACGCAGCGCGTGACTGCGGCGATGGTGGCCTCCCTGGCAGGGGTTTCCACCGCCACGGTGTCCTTGGTTGCCAACGGGAAAACCCAGGGCAGGGTGTCCGAGGAGAACATTTCGCGCGTCCGCCAGGCCATCGCCGAGCTTGGTTACGTGGTGGACGGCATCGGCAGTTCCTTGGCCAAGGGCGTGAGCTCGATTGTGATCCTTGTGGCGCCGGACATTTCCAACCCCTTTTTCGCGAAGGTCATCGCCGGGGTCCGGGAATCGCTTGGTTCCGATTATCAACTGTTGCTCTCAGTGACCGACGCCGGTGAATTCCCGCGCGCTGACGACGTCCGGAAGCTCCTTGCCCTTCGCCCTGCGGGACTGCTGGTAGATGCACCCAACGCGGCATTCCTGGAGGAGCTGTCCGTTGCCGGGCCGCTTGTCCTTCTCGATGCCCCGGGCCTTGAAACCTACGCCCCGTCGGTGAACCTCGATGTTGCCCATGGCGCCCGTGAGCTGGCCGCACATCTTGCTGCTTCGGGGCACAAGCGCGCGGCCTACGTGGACAGCGTGACGGGAACGGCAACGTTCGAGGTGCGCCGGGCGGCATTCTTGGATGAGGCAAGCGCTCGCGGTATTTCCGTGGCAGACGCGCATATCACCAGTACAACCATCGACGTCGGGGCTGCCGCGGCTGCCTTCGCTGCCGCCTGGCCGGATTGGCAGCGTGCCGGGGTCACCGCCGTCGTCTGCGGAACGGACACGCACGCCTACGGTGTGTTGCAAGAGGCCCGTGTGGCTGGTGTCCGGATTCCGGAGGAACTGGCCGTTGCCGGCTTCGACGATCTGCCGTATTCGGCCACGAGCAACCCGAGCTTGACCAGTGTGCATTTGCCGGCGACGACACTTGGGCTCAAGGCTGGCGAACAACTCCGCGGTCTCATGGAAGGCCGTGTGCTGGAGCCGCCGCAGCTGACGCTGGAGAGTTCGTTGGTGGTGCGAGGCTCCACGGCTTAACGCTCCCTAGTGGATGACGGCGAGTAGCACGCCCACCGACATGAACAGTATGCCGAAGGTGCGGTTCAGGACCTTTTGCCCATGTTCATTGTGCGTAAACCGTTGGAATGAACGGGCTGCCAGAGCGAAGAAGAACCACATTACGCAGATGTCAATGAAAACGATCGTGGTGCTGAGGACCAGGTATTGCGGAATCAGTGGCTGCCCGGGGCGGATGAATTGCGGCATGAAGGCCAGGAAGAAAACGATCGCCTTGGGATTGAGCAGATTGACCCACACGCCCCGCTGGAACATGGACCACGCCGGCTCGTTCCTTCGGGCTTCCACCTTCTCTTTGTCCAGGTCCGGCCGGTGCAGGAACTGCCGGATGCCCATGTACACCAGATAGGCCGCCCCGGTGTAGCGGATCACGTTGAAGACCACGGGCGAGCTCGAGACCAAAACCCCCACCCCGAGGGCCACGATCAGGATGTGGATGATCAGTGCCGCCTGTTGACCCAGCACTCCCCAGATGGAGCGGCGGAATCCGGAGTTGAGCGAGTTGCTCATGGTGGAGATGGCGCCCGCGCCGGGAGTGAAACTGATCAGGGTACCGGCGCCCACCAGGGCCAGCCAAAGCGAAATTTGCACCGATCCAGCTTATGCCCGCGGGACGCGGCGCCCGGACGCGTGGCTACTCGGATGCTGTGGCTACTCGGGACGCGGCGCCCGGACGCGTGGCTACTCGGAGCGCAACTGCCTGAATGCGCCGCTACCAGACCGTCTCGACCAACGGGAACCTATGGAATTCCTGATCGGCCGTGATGACCACCATGGATTCCACGATGGCTTGCGCCGCGATCAGCCTGTCGAAGGGGTCCCGATGCTCCCAATCGAGGTGTCCGGCTGCGAGTGCATGCACGCTCTTGATGGACAGTTCCTCGTTGCACAACTCGGCGACGTGGCGCCCATAGCCCAGAAGCAGGCCATCCAAGCCCGGGAGCTTTCCCAGCTTGTGCTTGTAGCCGAGTTCGTAGGCGCTAGCCGATGACGCAACGAGCGGGTTATCGAAAGATTGAATGACACGTCTCGCCTTGGGGGAGAGCTTTCGGGGATCGGTGAGAGCCCAGATCAGGGCGTGGGTGTCGAGGAGGTAAGGGGTGCTTCCCACAGTGCAAGTTCCTCCTCGTCCATGGGCTCAAGAAAGTTGTCCGGGAGCTGTCCTTTGACGAATCCAAGGCGGCGCTTCGTGGGAGGCTCGATCATTACCAGCCGGGCGACGGGCCTGCCGGCCTTGGCGATAACCACTTCTTCGCCCCGTTCAACCATATGGAGAAGTTCGGAAAGGCGGGTTTTTGCTTCCTGGACGTTGTACTGTGCCATGTTGACCAAGTCTAGTTGGTCAACCTCTGCGGCGTAAGGCACAGCGGCTCGATGGGTGTCCGCGACCCCCGGACGGCGACGTTCACTCACATCGGCCAAACCTCGAATGCACCCAGTGAGTCATGGTGCTGGGGAGATCGTCTCCTAATGAATATTGGTCGAAGTAGGAGTGCGGGCCGTTGGACATGTACCCCGTGTCGTCGAGCCCAAAATGGCCGATCATGTGAAGCCCGCGCTCCTTGGCAATGCCGCTGAGTTGCTTCGCCTCCGCAAGAATTGGCTGTTCATCGAAGTAGTCGTCCTCGACCCAGATCCCCGCGTGCGCGATAGCAAAATACTTGGTCCCCTCGAGATCCGGATGTTCCAGGATGGCGTCCTGGAAGGGTTTCAGGCTGCCTTCAAAGGACTCGCTCACAACTCTGATGCTTTCGAGCTGCATCTCGGCGTCGAGGCCGATCACCACGAGTCGTGGGCGGAGCTTTCCTTCTTGGACAATGAGCGGACGGGCGAGGAGTTCGAGGTCAAAGCCTGCTTGAATGATCATGATCCGAGGCTATTCGCGGCCGCAAGCCACGGACAGGCGGCATTTTTCCTATGTGGACAACTGCCCGAGTTTGGCCGCCTTCACCAGGAGAAACTGCCGCTCTTGCAAGCTTCCCGTCATCTTTGCCGCGGCAAGAAAACACTCCCGGGCACCGGCAAGCTCTCCGGACATTTCGAGCAAATGCCCGCGAACGGCGTCGAGCCTGTGCCACCTTTTAAGCTCCACATCAAGCCCATCCAGTAGCTCAAGGGCCGCGCGCGGTCCTTCCACCATTGCCACCGCAACGGCGCGGTTGAGCGTCACAACCGGGCTTGGGGCCATGGCTTCGAGAACCTTATACAAAGCGAGGATCTGCGGCCAATCGGTCTGGTCCGCGGAGGCCGCCTCGGCATGGACCGCCGCGATTGCGGCCTGCAGCTGGTAGGGCCCCGGACGACCAACGCCCAGCACCGTTGACAAGAGTTCAAGGCCCTCGGCGATCTGCGCCGTGTCCCACAGCCCGCGGTCCTGCTCGGCGAGCGGCACCAGCATGCCGTCCGGCAGTGACCTCGCCCGGCGCCGCGCATCGGTGAGGAGCATGAGGGCAAGAAGTCCGCCCACCTCGAGCTCGCCCGGGAGTAGCCCCCACAGGAGCCGCGTAAGACGGATGGCCTCCGCGGTGAGGTCTTCGAGTTGCATGGATGGGCCGGAACCCGCCGCGTAGCCTTCGTTGAAGATCAAGTACAGGACGTGGAGTACGACGCCGAGCCGCGCCTTTCGCTCGCCAGTTTTCGGGAGCCCGAAATGGGCTCCGGCCTTCTTGATGCCCTGCTTCGCCCGGCTGATCCTCTGGCCCATGGTGCTTTCAGGGACGAGGAACGCGCTGGCGATTTCCGCCGTCGTGAGCCCTCCAACTGCCCTCAATGTCAGTGCCAGCTGCGAGGGTGCCGAGAGAGCGGGGTGGCAACAGAGGAAGAGGAGGGTGAGGGTATCTTCTGCAAATCCGTCCGCGTCGCCAACTGAAGAGGATTCCTCGCCGGGCGGCGGCTCCAACGCTGCGGCGCGTTCTTCGCGAGCCTGCCGGGCACTTTCACTGCGCCAGTGGTCCACCAGGCGACGCGTGGCGACGGTGAGCAACCACGCCTTGGGGCTGTCCGGGACACCGGACGCGGGCCATTGCAACGCGGCCTCGAGCAGAGCCTCCTGGACGGCGTCCTCGCACTCTGCAAATTGCCCGTGCCTGCGCACGAGCACGCCAAGGACCTGCGGCGCGAGCGCGCGCAGCAGGTCCTCGAGAATGGGTTCCCCGGAAGGCCCGGCCAAACGCTATACCTCCGGCGGCTCGTCCTGGACACGGCGGAGTTCCACGACCGGCGCGTATTTCACGATGCTGGAGCAGATTTCCACGGCCCGTTCCTCGCTTGCCACATCCACTACCCAGTAGCCGATCAGCGATTCCTTGGCTTCGGCGAACGGCCCGTCAGTGGTGATGACCCCGTTGTCCGTCTGCTTGACCAGCTTTGCGGTGCTGGCATCGGCAAGTCCTGCGTTGAAGACCATCTCTCCGGAATCGGTGAGATCCTTGTCGATCTGGATCATGAACCCGATCATTTCCTTGATCCATTCGGGATCGGCGGTCTCCATCATGCCTTCGGCAGAGCCAAACATCATGATCATGTATTTCATCTCGAACTCCTTATGAAGGGCGCTCCGTGTGGGCGCTTTCATCCATGGGTCGGAACTGCAGGACGGTTTTCGACATAGCTTGGTGGAAAATCCTAAGAATCTTTTGGGGGCCGCTACGCCCGTGCGATGACCTCCCCGTTCGGGATCAGGAAGAAGCCATCATCAGTGGAGCCCCAACGGTGCCAACCAGCGGCAATCCGCGCCAGATCGGCCTCGTTGGCCAGCCCGTATTCCAGCGCTTGCTCGGCAAATGCCGAGTGCAGGACGCGCTCGCTCCACACCCGTGACTGCCAGCGGCGCTGCTGCGCGGTGGCGTAAAGCCAGTTGCTGCTGGAGGGAGCGACGTCGGTGAAGCCCGCCTGCTGCGCCCAGGACACGAGCCGCCGTCCGGCGTCGGGCTCTGCTCCGTTCCGGCGGGCGATCTTCTGGTAAAGCTCCATCCAATCGTCGAGTTCGCGGACCTCGGGGTACCAGCTCATGCCGTGGAAATCGGCGTCGCGCACCGCCACGATGGCACCGGGCTTGGCGACCCGCCGCATTTCGCGCAACGCGGCCACGGGGTCGGTCAGGTGTTGCAGGACTTGGTGGGCGTGGACGAGGTCGAAGGTCTCGTCCTCGAAGTCCAGATCGTAGATGTTGCCGGTCACGAATTCCACGTTTTCCACGCCACGTTCGGCCGCGAGCGAGGCAGCCTGGGCCACAATCTCGGCGGAACGGTCCAGCCCGACTACCTTCGCAGGAGCCACCAGCTCCGCGAAGTCGCAGGTAATGCTCCCAGGTCCGCATCCGACGTCGAGCACTGACGTCCCGGGGGTGAGATGCGGGATGACAAACGCGGCAGAGTTCTCGGCTGTCCGGGAGGCATGGGCGCGTACGACGGACTCGTGGTGGCCGTGTGTGTAGACGTCTTCAGGCTTCTGCTCGTTCATAGGGAAACGCTACCCCGATGGAGTCGAAAGCGAGCGGAACTTGGGCGAAACCTTGTTTTCGACTGCCCGCCTGCCACAATGGAACCATGGCCGCAGCGAGGTGGGGTCAGGGGTCGCAGCTGGGGCGCGGATCGGGCCTCGGTGGGCTGCGTGACGGACCATCCCCGGACGCCTTGCGTCGCCCGTTCTTCATTGCGGCAGTGGCCGTCTTCGCCGTCGTCGTCCTGGCTGAAATCGGCCTTTCGATCCTCCTTGGCGGGACCGCCGCCGAGCCCGTTTCCCCCGACCAAGCGGACAAGCTCGGCGTTCCTATCGACGTCTTCCTCAAAACCCAACGCGCGTCAGCTGCGCCGCCGGGCGCGGGAATCGGTTTTCTTGCGTTCCTGGACGGGCTGTTGCTGTTCACCGTGGTGATGCTCGGGCTCAGCCTGATCATGGACCTCAGGGTTTACGGGCGGGTTCAAGGGATCGTCACCTTGATTGTCACGTTTCTCTGGGTGGTGGGCGCGTTCTTCACAGCCCTTTTGGCGTTGGCAAAGCTGTTCCTGATGTTCGGCCTGTTCGTGGCTGCACCCTTTGGGACCATTGCCTACCTGGCGTTATGGGGGAGTTTTCCCACGAGCCAGGCGGCGGCCATCCTTGCCCTCCTCCTGCTGCTGAAGATCGTTTTCGCAGTGTTGCTGGTCCTGAGCCAGCCGAAATTCCTGAAGGTCACCGGGCTTGTGGTGCTGCTTCTAGTATCAGTCCTCCTGCAGCTTATTCTTGGCCTCATTCACGGATTCCTCCCCGGCCCGCTCGTGTCAATCGGGGATCAGTTCTGGGCGCTCATCACGGTGGTGGTGGCCTTGGTGTGGGCACTCATCATGCTCATAGGGTCCGTCCCGGCCATCATCAACGCCCTGCGGGTCAGCGGCTCGGCAGGCGACTGACATCCCGGACGCTCGCTCACTTTTAGCGACCTTTTGGCAGATCCTCGCTCACATCAGGTGAGTGGGGGTTGGGGGAAACCCGGCTATACGTGAGTGGGGGTTGGGGGAAACCCGGCTATAGGTGAGTGAGGGTTGTGAGGGGCCCTACTCCTCCGGTCGGTTCCGATAGGCGGCCAGGAACGTGGCGATCCTGCGCACGGCCTCTTCGATCTCCCGGACGGACGGCAGGATGACAAAGCGGAAGTGGTCCGGGGTTGGCCAGTTGAAGGCCGAGCCGTGGGAGACCAGGATCTTCTGGTCCTGCAGGAGTTCCAGGACGAATTTCTCGTCGCTCTCGATCGGGTAGATCTCAGGATCCAGCCGCGGGAACAAATACATGGCCCCGGCCGCCGGAACGCAACTCACCCCCGGGATGGCCGTCAGCAGCTTCAACGCCAGATCCCGTTGTTCCCGGAGCCGGCCGCCCGGCCTGATGAGTTCCTCGATGCTCTGGTAGCCGCCCAAGCAGGTTTGGATGGCGTGCTGCGCTGGAACGTTGGAGCACAATCGGAGGGACGCCAGCAACTCCAACGCTTCACGGTAATCGGCGGTGGCAGCGTGCGGACCGGTCACTGCGACCCATCCCGCACGGTACCCGGGCATCCGATAGGCCTTGGAGAGGCCGCTGAAGGTCAGGACGCAGATATCGTCGGCCACGGAAGCGGTGTGGATGTGCTGGGCGTCCTCGTAGCGGATCTTTTCGTAGATCTCGTCAGAGAAGAGGACCAGATCGTGTTTGCGTGCCAGCGCCGCGAACTGCTCCAGGATGTGGCGAGGGTATACCGCGCCGGTGGGGTTGTTCGGGTTGATGATGACGATGGCCTTGGTGCGCTTAGTGATCTTGGCCTCGACATCGGACATGTCCGGCCACCAGTTTTGGCCCTCATCACAGAGATAGTGCACCGGATTACCGCCAGTGAGGGTCACGGTGGCCGTCCATAGCGGATAGTCCGGCGCGGGGATGAGGACCTCGTCGCCGTTCTCCAAGAAGGCCTGCAGCGTCATGGAGATCAGTTCGCTCACACCGTTGCCGATGAAGATGTCCTCGACGCCGATATTCATCAGGTTTTTGGTCTGGTAGTACTGCGAAATCGCTGTCCGCGCCGTGAAAATCCCCTTGGAATCGCTATACCCCTGGGCGCCGCGCAGATGGTGGATCATGTCCACCACAACGGACTCGG
Proteins encoded:
- a CDS encoding methyltransferase domain-containing protein, producing MNEQKPEDVYTHGHHESVVRAHASRTAENSAAFVIPHLTPGTSVLDVGCGPGSITCDFAELVAPAKVVGLDRSAEIVAQAASLAAERGVENVEFVTGNIYDLDFEDETFDLVHAHQVLQHLTDPVAALREMRRVAKPGAIVAVRDADFHGMSWYPEVRELDDWMELYQKIARRNGAEPDAGRRLVSWAQQAGFTDVAPSSSNWLYATAQQRRWQSRVWSERVLHSAFAEQALEYGLANEADLARIAAGWHRWGSTDDGFFLIPNGEVIARA
- a CDS encoding pyridoxal phosphate-dependent aminotransferase, yielding MRPMQHSSKLQNVRYELRGPILQAAKTMEAEGHRILKMNLGDTAPFGLEAPESVVVDMIHHLRGAQGYSDSKGIFTARTAISQYYQTKNLMNIGVEDIFIGNGVSELISMTLQAFLENGDEVLIPAPDYPLWTATVTLTGGNPVHYLCDEGQNWWPDMSDVEAKITKRTKAIVIINPNNPTGAVYPRHILEQFAALARKHDLVLFSDEIYEKIRYEDAQHIHTASVADDICVLTFSGLSKAYRMPGYRAGWVAVTGPHAATADYREALELLASLRLCSNVPAQHAIQTCLGGYQSIEELIRPGGRLREQRDLALKLLTAIPGVSCVPAAGAMYLFPRLDPEIYPIESDEKFVLELLQDQKILVSHGSAFNWPTPDHFRFVILPSVREIEEAVRRIATFLAAYRNRPEE
- a CDS encoding type II toxin-antitoxin system Phd/YefM family antitoxin — its product is MSERRRPGVADTHRAAVPYAAEVDQLDLVNMAQYNVQEAKTRLSELLHMVERGEEVVIAKAGRPVARLVMIEPPTKRRLGFVKGQLPDNFLEPMDEEELALWEAPLTSSTPTP
- a CDS encoding type II toxin-antitoxin system VapC family toxin, which gives rise to MGSTPYLLDTHALIWALTDPRKLSPKARRVIQSFDNPLVASSASAYELGYKHKLGKLPGLDGLLLGYGRHVAELCNEELSIKSVHALAAGHLDWEHRDPFDRLIAAQAIVESMVVITADQEFHRFPLVETVW
- a CDS encoding YciI family protein, with amino-acid sequence MKYMIMMFGSAEGMMETADPEWIKEMIGFMIQIDKDLTDSGEMVFNAGLADASTAKLVKQTDNGVITTDGPFAEAKESLIGYWVVDVASEERAVEICSSIVKYAPVVELRRVQDEPPEV
- a CDS encoding LysE family transporter — encoded protein: MQISLWLALVGAGTLISFTPGAGAISTMSNSLNSGFRRSIWGVLGQQAALIIHILIVALGVGVLVSSSPVVFNVIRYTGAAYLVYMGIRQFLHRPDLDKEKVEARRNEPAWSMFQRGVWVNLLNPKAIVFFLAFMPQFIRPGQPLIPQYLVLSTTIVFIDICVMWFFFALAARSFQRFTHNEHGQKVLNRTFGILFMSVGVLLAVIH
- a CDS encoding RNA polymerase sigma factor, which codes for MAGPSGEPILEDLLRALAPQVLGVLVRRHGQFAECEDAVQEALLEAALQWPASGVPDSPKAWLLTVATRRLVDHWRSESARQAREERAAALEPPPGEESSSVGDADGFAEDTLTLLFLCCHPALSAPSQLALTLRAVGGLTTAEIASAFLVPESTMGQRISRAKQGIKKAGAHFGLPKTGERKARLGVVLHVLYLIFNEGYAAGSGPSMQLEDLTAEAIRLTRLLWGLLPGELEVGGLLALMLLTDARRRARSLPDGMLVPLAEQDRGLWDTAQIAEGLELLSTVLGVGRPGPYQLQAAIAAVHAEAASADQTDWPQILALYKVLEAMAPSPVVTLNRAVAVAMVEGPRAALELLDGLDVELKRWHRLDAVRGHLLEMSGELAGARECFLAAAKMTGSLQERQFLLVKAAKLGQLST